Proteins encoded in a region of the Globicephala melas chromosome 1, mGloMel1.2, whole genome shotgun sequence genome:
- the PDC gene encoding phosducin, translating into MEGAKRQSLEEDSEGQATHTGPKGVISDWRKFKLESEDNNSLPPSKKEILRQMSSPQSGDDKDSKERFSRKMSVQEYELIHREKEDENCLRKYRRQCMQDMHQKLSFGPRYGFVYELESGEQFLETIEKEQKTITIIVHIYEDGIKGCDALNSSLICLAAEYPTVKFCKIKASNTGAGDRFSSDVLPTLLVYKGGELISNFISVAEQFAEEFFTGDVESFLNEYGLLPETEMHVLDQSNMEEDME; encoded by the exons ATGGAAGGAGCCAAAAGGCAAAGTTTGGAGGAAGACTCTGAAGGACAGGCCACACACACAG GACCCAAAGGAGTAATAAGTGATTGGAGAAAGTTTAAATTGGAGAGTGAAGATAATAATTCACTCCCACCTAGTAAGAAGGAGATTCTCAGACAAATGTCTTCTCCTCAGAGTGGAGATGACAAAGACTCAAAAGAAAGATTCAGCAGAAAG ATGAGCGTTCAAGAATATGAGCTAatccacagagaaaaagaagacgAAAATTGCCTTCGTAAATACCGTAGGCAGTGTATGCAGGATATGCACCAGAAGCTGAGTTTCGGGCCTAGATATGGGTTTGTCTATGAGCTGGAATCTGGGGAGCAATTCCTGGAAACCATTGAAAAGGAGCAGAAAACAATCACAATCATTGTTCACATTTATGAAGATGGTATTAAGGGCTGTGATGCTCTAAACAGTAGCTTAATATGCCTTGCAGCCGAATACCCTACGGTcaagttttgtaaaataaaagctTCTAATACAGGTGCTGGGGACCGCTTTTCCTCAGATGTACTCCCCACACTGCTCGTCTACAAAGGTGGGGAACTCATAAGCAATTTCATTAGTGTTGCTGAACAGTTTGCCGAAGAATTTTTTACTGGGGATGTGGAATCTTTCCTGAATGAATATGGGTTATTACCTGAAACAGAAATGCATGTCCTAGACCAGAGCAACATGGAAGAAGATATGGAATAA